The Catenuloplanes niger genome includes a window with the following:
- a CDS encoding cation:dicarboxylate symporter family transporter has protein sequence MSVTENTAPARRSGGRTHFLYIAVIVAVLLGIAVGFIWPETAKALAPLGTGFVNLIKMMIGPVIFCTIVLGIGSIRKAASVGKVGGLALGYFLTMSTVALAIGLVVGNIVHPGEGMQLNESIAAAGQKAAGNAPHQSTSEFLLGIIPHTLVSSLTEGLVLQTLLVALLVGFAVQSMGSRGEPVLRAIELIQRLVFKILAMIMWLAPIGAFGAIAAVVGATGMDALKSLAQIMIGFYVTCAIFVFVILGLILKLVSGVNIFSLLKYLGREFLLIVSTSSSESALPRLIAKMQHAGISKSVVGITVPTGYSFNLDGTAIYLTMASLFIAAAMGDPLSVGEQISLLLFMIIASKGAAGITGAGLATLAGGLSSHRPDLVDGVGLIVGIDRFMSEARALTNFAGNAVATVLVGTWTREIDRDRMHAVLSGQDPFDEATMLDEEEETHTAEPAAPRG, from the coding sequence ATGAGCGTCACGGAGAACACAGCGCCTGCGCGGCGATCGGGCGGCCGCACCCACTTCCTCTACATCGCCGTCATCGTCGCCGTGCTGCTCGGCATCGCGGTCGGCTTCATCTGGCCGGAGACCGCGAAGGCTCTGGCGCCGCTCGGCACCGGCTTCGTCAACCTGATCAAGATGATGATCGGGCCGGTCATCTTCTGCACCATCGTGCTCGGCATCGGCTCGATCCGGAAGGCCGCGTCGGTCGGCAAGGTCGGCGGCCTGGCCCTCGGCTACTTCCTCACCATGTCCACGGTGGCGCTGGCGATCGGCCTGGTCGTCGGCAACATCGTGCACCCGGGCGAGGGCATGCAGCTCAACGAGTCGATCGCGGCCGCGGGCCAGAAGGCGGCCGGCAACGCGCCGCACCAGAGCACGTCGGAGTTCCTGCTCGGCATCATCCCGCACACGCTGGTCTCGTCGCTGACCGAGGGCCTGGTGCTGCAGACGCTGTTGGTGGCGCTGCTGGTCGGGTTCGCGGTGCAGTCGATGGGCAGCCGCGGCGAGCCGGTGCTGCGCGCGATCGAGCTGATCCAGCGCCTGGTCTTCAAGATCCTCGCCATGATCATGTGGCTGGCCCCGATCGGCGCGTTCGGCGCGATCGCCGCGGTGGTCGGCGCGACCGGCATGGACGCGCTGAAGAGCCTGGCCCAGATCATGATCGGTTTCTACGTCACCTGCGCGATCTTCGTGTTCGTGATCCTCGGCCTGATCCTCAAGCTGGTCTCCGGCGTCAACATCTTCAGCCTGCTGAAGTACCTCGGCCGCGAGTTCCTGCTGATCGTGTCGACGTCGTCGTCCGAGTCCGCGCTGCCCCGCCTGATCGCGAAGATGCAGCACGCCGGGATCAGCAAGTCGGTCGTCGGCATCACGGTACCGACCGGCTACTCGTTCAACCTGGACGGCACCGCGATCTACCTGACCATGGCCTCGCTGTTCATCGCGGCCGCGATGGGCGACCCGCTGAGCGTCGGCGAGCAGATCTCGCTGCTCCTCTTCATGATCATCGCCTCGAAGGGCGCAGCCGGCATCACCGGCGCCGGCCTGGCCACGCTGGCCGGCGGCCTGTCCAGCCACCGCCCCGACCTGGTCGACGGCGTCGGCCTGATCGTCGGCATCGACCGGTTCATGTCCGAGGCCCGCGCGCTGACCAACTTCGCCGGCAACGCGGTCGCCACCGTCCTGGTCGGCACCTGGACCCGCGAGATCGACCGGGACCGGATGCACGCCGTGCTCTCCGGCCAGGACCCGTTCGACGAGGCCACCATGCTCGACGAGGAGGAGGAGACCCACACCGCCGAGCCCGCCGCCCCCCGCGGCTGA
- a CDS encoding acyltransferase family protein: MRRIPALDALRLLAALAVALYHYTTFWSPDGVHNPAHFLPSLSRVTVYGFLGVEMFFMISGFVIGMSSWGKRIGDYAVSRVARLYPAYWACIAITLVFTTLFPVTGGWMPVYDDFTWVDIGINLTMLQHPLGHPSVDNVYWTLWVELRFYLLWALVVGRGVTYRRAVLFCVVWMTAAVLAVQVNHPVLTMLTMPTYAGYFCAGILLYLVRRFGGSPLLWAMLAFTWLVNLHSLNERVQLNPGWTVPLWPAALIVTAIYLTLAAIATGRADRLDWRWLTVAGALTYPYYLLHQRLGYILIRHGMVDADLPLELLVPATMAIMLVPAWLVHRLVERRFGPLLRDALHRGLADLRRDHPEPVERPAAAGRDPAGVPHQVPARPGPPAGHAPALTGHAGRYSTSGRPGPP, translated from the coding sequence ATGCGCCGCATTCCCGCTCTCGACGCCCTCAGGCTCCTGGCCGCGCTGGCTGTGGCGCTCTACCACTACACGACGTTCTGGTCGCCGGACGGCGTGCACAACCCCGCGCACTTCCTGCCGTCGCTGTCCCGGGTGACCGTCTACGGCTTCCTCGGCGTCGAGATGTTCTTCATGATCAGCGGCTTCGTGATCGGGATGAGCAGCTGGGGCAAGCGGATCGGCGACTACGCGGTCTCCCGGGTGGCCCGGCTCTACCCCGCGTACTGGGCGTGCATCGCGATCACGCTCGTGTTCACCACGCTCTTCCCGGTCACCGGCGGCTGGATGCCGGTCTACGACGACTTCACCTGGGTCGACATCGGCATCAACCTCACCATGTTGCAGCACCCGCTGGGCCACCCGTCGGTCGACAACGTGTACTGGACGCTCTGGGTCGAGCTGCGCTTCTACCTGCTCTGGGCGCTGGTGGTCGGCCGCGGTGTCACGTACCGCCGGGCCGTGCTGTTCTGTGTGGTCTGGATGACCGCGGCGGTGCTGGCCGTGCAGGTCAACCACCCGGTGCTGACCATGCTGACGATGCCCACCTACGCCGGCTACTTCTGCGCCGGCATCCTGCTCTACCTGGTCCGCCGCTTCGGCGGCTCGCCGCTGCTCTGGGCGATGCTCGCGTTCACCTGGCTGGTCAACCTGCACAGCCTCAACGAGCGCGTCCAGCTCAACCCCGGCTGGACCGTCCCGCTGTGGCCGGCCGCCCTGATCGTCACCGCGATCTACCTGACGCTGGCCGCGATCGCGACCGGCCGGGCCGACCGCCTCGACTGGCGCTGGCTGACCGTCGCCGGCGCGCTCACCTACCCCTACTACCTGCTCCACCAGCGCCTCGGCTACATCCTCATCCGGCACGGCATGGTCGACGCCGACCTCCCGCTGGAGCTGCTGGTCCCGGCCACCATGGCGATCATGCTGGTCCCGGCCTGGCTGGTGCACCGCCTCGTCGAACGCCGCTTCGGCCCGCTGCTCCGCGACGCCCTCCACCGCGGCCTCGCCGACCTGCGCCGCGACCACCCGGAACCGGTCGAGCGCCCGGCGGCGGCCGGCCGCGATCCGGCCGGCGTGCCGCACCAGGTGCCCGCGCGCCCGGGGCCGCCGGCGGGACACGCCCCGGCGCTCACCGGTCACGCCGGGCGGTACTCGACCTCCGGGCGCCCCGGGCCGCCGTAG
- a CDS encoding ArsR/SmtB family transcription factor: MDRVFRALADPTRRGLLDSLRARDGQTLGELCAGLDMARQSATQHLAVLEEANLISTVRRGREKLHYLNPVPINEIRRRWIAAFDEPRLAALEAIKERAMVPDYVYVTYIRSTAERVWAALTDADLTAAYWGHSNRSDWRAGSTWEHLRTDGSGIADGGGVVVETDPPRRLVITFGMPGERPEDGASTVTFDVEPWQEIVRLTVTHTRLASDEDRAAVSRGWPAVFANLKSLLETGSVLPQAPWEMAAG, translated from the coding sequence ATGGATCGGGTGTTCCGGGCGCTCGCCGACCCGACCCGGCGCGGCCTGCTCGACAGTCTCCGGGCCCGCGACGGGCAGACGCTCGGCGAGCTGTGCGCCGGGCTCGACATGGCCCGGCAGTCGGCCACGCAGCACCTCGCCGTGCTCGAGGAGGCGAATCTGATCAGCACGGTCCGCCGGGGCCGGGAGAAGCTGCACTACCTGAATCCGGTGCCGATCAACGAGATCCGGCGGCGGTGGATCGCGGCCTTCGACGAGCCGCGGCTGGCCGCGCTGGAAGCGATCAAGGAGCGAGCGATGGTTCCCGACTACGTCTACGTGACCTACATCCGGAGCACCGCGGAGCGGGTCTGGGCGGCGCTGACCGACGCCGATCTGACCGCGGCGTACTGGGGGCACAGCAACCGGTCCGACTGGCGGGCCGGGTCCACCTGGGAGCATCTGCGCACGGACGGCTCCGGGATCGCGGACGGCGGTGGCGTGGTGGTGGAGACCGATCCGCCGCGCCGGCTGGTGATCACGTTCGGCATGCCGGGAGAGCGGCCGGAGGACGGCGCGTCCACGGTGACGTTCGACGTCGAGCCGTGGCAGGAGATCGTGCGCCTCACCGTGACGCACACCCGGCTCGCGTCCGACGAGGACCGAGCGGCGGTCTCGCGGGGCTGGCCGGCCGTGTTCGCGAACCTGAAGTCCCTGCTGGAGACCGGTTCCGTGCTGCCGCAAGCGCCGTGGGAGATGGCCGCCGGCTGA
- a CDS encoding response regulator produces MSAIRVLVVDDEPLIAEAHAAYTRRVEGFEVAGVAHTGRAALAALRAGGVDLVLLDLNLPDLHGLEIARALRAAGSATDVLAVTSARDLAVVRSAAALGVAHYLLKPFTFAGFRDKLERYADYHRQLHGDGQVAAQHEIDRAFATLRGAPADSLPKGLDTATLDLVLAALRTAPPPGGLSAAEIAARTGVSRVTARRYLEHLATAGRVVRSPRYGGPGRPEVEYRPA; encoded by the coding sequence ATGAGCGCGATCCGGGTCCTGGTCGTCGACGACGAGCCGTTGATCGCGGAGGCGCACGCGGCGTACACCCGGCGGGTCGAGGGTTTCGAGGTGGCCGGCGTGGCGCACACCGGCCGGGCCGCGCTCGCCGCGCTCCGGGCCGGCGGCGTCGACCTGGTGCTGCTCGATCTCAATCTGCCCGACCTGCACGGCCTGGAGATCGCCCGGGCGCTGCGCGCGGCCGGCAGCGCCACCGACGTGCTGGCCGTGACGTCCGCCCGGGACCTGGCCGTGGTCCGTTCCGCCGCGGCCCTCGGCGTCGCCCACTACCTGCTGAAACCGTTCACGTTCGCCGGCTTCCGCGACAAGCTGGAGCGCTACGCCGACTACCACCGGCAGTTGCACGGTGACGGCCAGGTCGCGGCCCAGCACGAGATCGACCGGGCCTTCGCGACCCTGCGCGGCGCGCCCGCCGACTCCCTGCCCAAGGGTCTCGACACGGCCACGCTCGACCTGGTCCTGGCCGCGCTGCGCACCGCACCGCCACCGGGCGGCCTGTCCGCCGCCGAGATCGCCGCCCGCACCGGCGTCTCGCGCGTCACGGCCCGCCGCTACCTGGAGCACCTCGCCACCGCCGGCCGCGTCGTCCGCTCCCCGCGCTACGGCGGCCCGGGGCGCCCGGAGGTCGAGTACCGCCCGGCGTGA
- the zwf gene encoding glucose-6-phosphate dehydrogenase: MDGRADAVVLFGVTGDLAAKKLLPALYELTRRGRLDVPVIGVARSAWDHEQLVRTVRKAVTEAVDVVDEAAFDALAARLTMISGAYGSASTYADLAAALGPSRRPLFYLAIPPAVFPDVVGGLKRSGLAARGRVIVEKPFGHDLASATALAATLRDAFDPAGIFRIDHYLGKEAVEGITAVRFGNRLLEPVWSREHIDNVQITLAEEFGTQGRAGFYDRSGAVRDVLQNHVLQVAALLAMEPGGRAEELHVLRRMRPLTPAATVFGQYAGYPDEPGVAPGSTTETFVASTLRIDTRRWAGVPFHLRAGKHLGATATEVVVTLRPATSALPGAAPNLLRLRLGRGDGIGLTLNVKEPGGAVTARPVPLDVDFGTALGPRQEAYERLIDDALDGRPDRFASEETIHEEWRIVAPVLDGSVLPRPYERGSWGPETAGTRPAGGWHPLSR, translated from the coding sequence ATGGATGGACGCGCGGACGCCGTCGTTCTCTTCGGTGTGACCGGCGATCTCGCCGCCAAGAAGCTGCTCCCCGCCCTCTACGAGCTGACCCGCCGCGGACGCCTGGACGTGCCCGTCATCGGTGTCGCCCGGTCGGCGTGGGACCACGAACAGCTGGTCCGGACCGTGCGGAAAGCGGTCACCGAGGCGGTCGACGTGGTGGACGAGGCCGCGTTCGACGCGCTCGCGGCACGGCTGACGATGATCTCCGGAGCGTACGGGTCCGCCTCGACCTACGCGGACCTCGCCGCCGCGCTGGGCCCGTCCCGGCGGCCGCTGTTCTACCTCGCGATCCCGCCCGCGGTCTTCCCGGACGTGGTCGGCGGGCTGAAGCGGTCCGGGCTCGCGGCGCGCGGGCGGGTGATCGTGGAGAAGCCGTTCGGGCACGACCTCGCGTCCGCGACCGCGCTCGCGGCCACGCTGCGGGACGCGTTCGACCCGGCGGGGATCTTCCGGATCGACCACTACCTCGGCAAGGAGGCGGTCGAGGGGATCACCGCGGTGCGGTTCGGCAACCGGCTGCTGGAGCCGGTCTGGAGCCGTGAGCACATCGACAACGTGCAGATCACGCTGGCCGAGGAGTTCGGCACGCAGGGACGGGCCGGGTTCTACGACCGCAGCGGCGCGGTCCGGGACGTGCTGCAGAACCACGTGCTGCAGGTGGCGGCGCTGCTGGCGATGGAGCCGGGCGGCCGCGCTGAGGAACTGCACGTGCTGCGCCGGATGCGGCCGCTGACGCCGGCCGCGACGGTCTTCGGGCAGTACGCGGGCTACCCGGACGAACCGGGCGTCGCACCCGGCTCGACGACCGAGACGTTCGTGGCGTCCACGCTGCGGATCGACACCCGCCGGTGGGCGGGCGTGCCGTTCCACCTGCGGGCCGGCAAGCACCTCGGCGCGACCGCGACCGAGGTCGTGGTGACGCTGCGGCCGGCCACGTCAGCGCTGCCCGGTGCCGCGCCGAACCTGCTGCGGCTGCGCCTCGGCCGCGGCGACGGCATCGGGCTGACGCTCAACGTCAAGGAGCCCGGCGGTGCGGTCACGGCCCGCCCGGTCCCGCTCGACGTGGACTTCGGGACGGCGCTCGGGCCGCGCCAGGAGGCGTACGAACGGCTGATCGACGACGCGCTGGACGGCCGGCCGGACCGGTTCGCGTCCGAGGAGACGATCCACGAGGAGTGGCGGATCGTGGCGCCGGTGCTGGACGGCAGCGTGCTGCCCCGCCCGTACGAGCGGGGCAGCTGGGGGCCGGAGACGGCGGGCACCCGGCCGGCCGGCGGATGGCACCCGCTGTCGCGTTGA
- a CDS encoding GAF domain-containing SpoIIE family protein phosphatase: MTEPFPGRSGVLSLTARLEALTRTGLDAVADPTFDRFAAMVRTVLRVPVALVSLVSDDRQFFPGACGLGEPWAGRRQTPLSHSFCQHVVAASEPLVVVDARTDPRVRGNLAIEDLGVIGYAGMPLTDSDGQVLGSLCAIDHEPRHWTDAELSLLADLAAACSDSLRLRIATYWANRYQQRAAAAFDRNRLLLRASVALADADSLAGVVDAVHDLIADVLHPAYVGVSVTGPGPHLTLASARLLPAQIADRWARYPSSSSTPTALAVRTGRPVVLPDLAAVAAETPDALSTFTEMGWQSAVSVPLPGPAGAVGALTFTWDTPYRPDGAVQAVLVALAGYTAQTLARVSVLDDRRTAAATMQKALLTPLPAHEHLRMAARYVPAHHEDHVGGDWYDAITLGEDRLALVIGDVSGHSLAAAAAMSQYRSILRTLLIDRDEPPSALLRRLEHTSRSLGQPDLTTVLLAYLDPAPTGGHVLTWANAGHPPPLVVLPDGTVEQLDGHDPLIGATRRASRRNRTRHLPPGTTVVLYTDGLVETRTATLDDGLDNVRDLLRRRHGAGPDELADLLIRNGPVVTGEDDVALLLVATPPHP, translated from the coding sequence GTGACGGAACCGTTCCCGGGGCGGTCCGGGGTGCTGTCGCTCACCGCGCGGCTGGAGGCGTTGACCCGCACCGGGCTCGACGCGGTCGCCGACCCGACGTTCGACCGGTTCGCGGCGATGGTTCGCACGGTGCTGCGCGTGCCGGTCGCGCTGGTGTCGCTGGTCAGCGACGACCGGCAGTTCTTCCCCGGCGCCTGCGGACTCGGCGAGCCGTGGGCCGGGCGGCGGCAGACCCCGCTGTCCCACTCGTTCTGCCAGCACGTGGTCGCCGCGTCGGAGCCGCTCGTGGTGGTCGACGCCCGGACCGACCCGCGGGTGCGCGGCAACCTCGCGATCGAGGACCTCGGCGTGATCGGGTACGCGGGCATGCCGCTGACCGACTCGGACGGCCAGGTCCTGGGCTCGCTGTGCGCGATCGACCACGAGCCGCGGCACTGGACCGACGCCGAGCTCTCGCTGCTGGCCGACCTGGCCGCGGCCTGCTCGGACAGCCTGCGCCTGCGCATCGCCACCTACTGGGCGAACCGGTACCAGCAGCGCGCGGCCGCCGCCTTCGACCGCAACCGGCTGCTGCTGCGCGCCAGCGTGGCGCTGGCCGACGCCGACTCGCTGGCCGGCGTGGTCGACGCGGTCCACGACCTGATCGCCGACGTGCTGCACCCGGCGTACGTCGGCGTCTCCGTCACCGGGCCGGGCCCGCACCTGACGCTGGCGTCCGCCCGCCTGCTGCCGGCGCAGATCGCGGACCGGTGGGCGCGCTACCCGTCGTCCTCGTCCACCCCGACCGCGCTCGCCGTCCGCACCGGCCGGCCCGTCGTGCTGCCGGACCTGGCGGCGGTCGCGGCCGAGACACCGGACGCGCTGAGCACGTTCACCGAGATGGGCTGGCAGTCCGCGGTCAGCGTGCCGCTGCCCGGGCCGGCCGGTGCGGTCGGCGCGCTGACGTTCACCTGGGACACGCCGTACCGACCGGACGGCGCCGTCCAGGCGGTGCTGGTCGCGCTGGCCGGCTACACCGCGCAGACGCTCGCCCGGGTGAGCGTGCTCGACGACCGGCGCACGGCCGCCGCGACCATGCAGAAAGCCCTGCTCACCCCGCTGCCCGCGCACGAGCACCTGCGGATGGCGGCCCGCTACGTCCCGGCGCACCACGAGGACCACGTCGGCGGCGACTGGTACGACGCGATCACCCTCGGCGAGGACCGCCTGGCGCTGGTGATCGGCGACGTGTCCGGGCACAGCCTCGCGGCCGCCGCGGCGATGAGCCAGTACCGCAGCATCCTGCGCACGCTGCTCATCGACCGGGACGAGCCGCCGTCCGCGCTGCTGCGCCGGCTGGAGCACACCAGCCGGTCGCTCGGCCAGCCCGACCTGACCACCGTGCTGCTGGCCTACCTCGATCCGGCGCCGACCGGCGGGCACGTGCTGACCTGGGCGAACGCCGGGCATCCACCGCCGCTGGTAGTGCTGCCGGACGGCACCGTCGAGCAGCTCGACGGGCACGACCCGCTGATCGGCGCCACCCGCCGCGCGTCACGCCGCAACCGCACCCGGCACCTGCCGCCCGGCACAACCGTGGTGCTCTACACGGACGGCCTGGTCGAGACGCGTACCGCCACGCTCGACGACGGCCTCGACAACGTGCGTGACCTGCTGCGCCGGCGGCACGGTGCCGGACCGGACGAACTGGCCGACCTGCTGATCCGGAACGGTCCGGTCGTCACCGGCGAGGACGACGTCGCGCTGCTGCTCGTCGCGACGCCGCCGCACCCGTGA
- a CDS encoding universal stress protein → MGPRVVVGVSPSLTGLRALRLAVAEARRRGVPLRAVRAWDLDGTDAVYVRGRDAARQLIRECFADALGGMPPDVQINSVTVLDRPGAALVDYAREDDVLFVGRTPQRWWRRVFRRSVAGYCVSHAVCPVQVVPPDAFARQWQRRSVADAISRELSELTSG, encoded by the coding sequence GTGGGTCCACGTGTCGTCGTCGGCGTCTCGCCGTCGCTGACCGGCCTGCGGGCGCTGCGCCTGGCGGTGGCGGAGGCGCGGCGGCGTGGCGTGCCGCTGCGTGCGGTGCGCGCCTGGGATCTCGACGGTACGGACGCGGTGTACGTGCGGGGGCGGGACGCGGCCCGGCAGCTGATCCGGGAGTGTTTCGCGGACGCGCTCGGCGGGATGCCGCCGGACGTGCAGATCAATTCCGTGACCGTGCTCGACCGGCCCGGTGCGGCGCTGGTCGACTACGCTCGCGAGGACGACGTGCTGTTCGTCGGGCGCACGCCGCAACGCTGGTGGCGGCGGGTGTTCCGGCGGTCGGTGGCCGGCTACTGCGTGTCGCACGCGGTCTGCCCGGTGCAGGTGGTGCCGCCGGACGCGTTCGCGCGCCAGTGGCAGCGCCGCAGCGTCGCCGACGCGATCAGCCGCGAACTGTCCGAACTGACCAGCGGATAG
- a CDS encoding NAD(P)/FAD-dependent oxidoreductase, translating to MSEPESIVIAGAGLAGAKAAETLRTEGFGGRITLLGSELLRPYERPPLSKGLLLGTTGPDEPFVHAASWYPDNAVDLRLGAVVTGIDRAARVVHTASGEDVGYDRLLLATGAMPRRPAGAETFAHTFRTREDSDRFHAAIEKNARLVIVGAGWIGMEVAAAARQRGAHVTVVTPDRLPLRKVLGDTVAQVFADLHREHGVEFRFGAHATEILPDRVVLDDGTTLAADAVLVAIGAVPNDALAVEAGLATGDGVHVDALHTTSDPAIFAAGDVAAVDHPLLGARIRVEHWANALDSGPAAARAMLGRGTPWDRLPFFFTDQFDLGMEYAGHVPPGTETRLVVRGDLARREAIVFWLAGDRVAAGMNLNVWDVQDQIQDLIRAGLAGRAVDLARLSDESVPLTELVPGS from the coding sequence ATGTCCGAACCTGAATCGATCGTCATCGCCGGCGCCGGGCTTGCCGGCGCGAAGGCCGCCGAGACCCTCCGCACCGAGGGCTTCGGCGGCCGGATCACCCTGCTCGGCTCCGAGCTGCTCCGGCCGTACGAGCGGCCGCCGCTGTCCAAGGGCCTCCTCCTCGGCACCACCGGGCCCGACGAGCCGTTCGTCCACGCCGCGTCCTGGTACCCGGACAACGCCGTCGACCTGCGTCTCGGCGCGGTCGTCACCGGCATCGACCGGGCCGCCCGGGTCGTGCACACCGCCTCCGGCGAGGACGTCGGCTACGACCGCCTGCTGCTCGCCACCGGCGCGATGCCCCGCCGGCCGGCCGGCGCGGAGACCTTCGCCCACACGTTCCGCACCCGCGAGGACTCCGACCGCTTCCACGCCGCGATCGAGAAGAACGCCCGCCTCGTCATCGTGGGCGCCGGCTGGATCGGCATGGAGGTCGCGGCCGCGGCCCGGCAGCGCGGCGCGCACGTGACCGTGGTGACGCCGGACCGGCTGCCGCTGCGCAAGGTCCTCGGCGACACCGTCGCGCAGGTGTTCGCGGACCTGCACCGCGAGCACGGCGTCGAGTTCCGGTTCGGCGCGCACGCCACCGAGATCCTGCCGGACCGGGTGGTGCTCGACGACGGCACCACGCTGGCGGCGGACGCCGTGCTGGTCGCGATCGGCGCCGTACCGAACGACGCCCTGGCCGTGGAGGCGGGGCTGGCGACCGGCGACGGCGTGCACGTGGACGCGCTGCACACCACCAGCGACCCGGCGATCTTCGCGGCCGGTGACGTGGCCGCGGTCGACCATCCGCTGCTGGGCGCGCGGATCCGGGTCGAGCACTGGGCGAACGCGCTGGACTCCGGCCCGGCCGCGGCCCGCGCGATGCTGGGCCGCGGCACGCCGTGGGACCGGCTGCCGTTCTTCTTCACCGACCAGTTCGACCTGGGCATGGAGTACGCGGGCCACGTGCCGCCGGGCACGGAGACCCGTCTCGTCGTCCGCGGTGACCTGGCCCGGCGGGAGGCGATCGTGTTCTGGCTGGCCGGCGACCGGGTGGCCGCCGGCATGAACCTCAACGTCTGGGACGTGCAGGACCAGATCCAGGACCTGATCCGCGCGGGTCTGGCCGGCCGCGCGGTCGACCTGGCCCGGCTGTCCGACGAGTCGGTCCCGCTGACGGAGCTGGTGCCCGGCTCATGA
- a CDS encoding sensor histidine kinase — MAIIRRWSIARELFVLQVLVVTLLVTAGTVGTVALAAQDAQHAAVEEVTAVAETIARSPLVVTALRADDPTTTLQPYAESVRVATGTDFIVVMAPDRTRYTHPNPSLIEGPFVGSIDAALHGGVVVETTTGSLGRSVRTVVPVRDESGAITGLVSVGITTDEINRRLRHQLPAVLLATVLALALAGLGAWLLSNRLRRQTHGLGPAEMRRMYEYYDAVLHSVREGLLVVDRNGRVALINDEGRRLLGLPDDVPVSGLSLPAEVAELLTAAQPAADVPVLAGDRVLVANQRVTRFEGRTLGTVLTLRDHTELRALAGELDSVRGLTEALRAQAHEAANRLHTVLTMVELGRADEAVRLATAELELAQQLTDQVVGAVAEPALAALLLGKSAQAAERGVELVVDPRSRLDSPRLPSRDLLTVVGNLVDNALEAVAGRPAPRRVTVLITEEPAEVLVRVSDTGPGMTEAEAAAAFRRGWTTKREGRGLGLALVRQVAERHSGTASAASGPAGGAVITVRLPVGAP, encoded by the coding sequence ATGGCGATCATCCGTCGATGGAGCATCGCGCGCGAGCTGTTCGTGCTGCAGGTGCTGGTCGTGACACTGCTGGTCACGGCCGGGACCGTGGGCACGGTCGCGCTAGCGGCGCAGGACGCGCAGCACGCGGCCGTCGAGGAGGTCACCGCCGTCGCCGAGACGATCGCCCGCTCACCGCTGGTGGTCACGGCGCTGCGCGCCGACGATCCCACGACCACCCTGCAGCCGTACGCGGAGAGCGTGCGCGTCGCGACCGGCACCGACTTCATCGTGGTGATGGCGCCGGACCGCACCCGCTACACGCATCCGAACCCGTCGCTGATCGAGGGACCGTTCGTCGGCTCGATCGACGCGGCGCTGCACGGTGGCGTCGTGGTGGAGACGACCACCGGCAGCCTCGGCCGGTCCGTGCGCACGGTCGTGCCGGTCCGGGACGAGTCCGGCGCGATCACCGGCCTGGTCTCGGTCGGCATCACCACCGACGAGATCAACCGCCGGCTGCGTCACCAGCTGCCGGCCGTGCTGCTGGCCACCGTGCTCGCGCTCGCGCTGGCCGGCCTCGGCGCCTGGCTGCTCTCCAACCGGCTGCGGCGGCAGACGCACGGGCTCGGCCCGGCCGAGATGCGCCGGATGTACGAGTACTACGACGCGGTCCTGCACTCGGTCCGCGAGGGCCTGCTCGTGGTGGACCGGAACGGCCGCGTCGCGCTGATCAACGACGAGGGCCGCCGGCTGCTCGGACTGCCCGACGACGTGCCGGTGTCCGGTCTGTCGCTCCCGGCGGAGGTCGCGGAGCTGTTGACCGCGGCCCAGCCGGCCGCGGACGTGCCGGTGCTGGCCGGCGACCGGGTCCTGGTCGCCAACCAGCGGGTGACGCGCTTCGAGGGCCGCACCCTCGGCACGGTGCTGACCCTGCGCGACCACACGGAGCTGCGCGCGCTCGCCGGCGAGCTGGACTCGGTGCGCGGCCTGACCGAGGCGCTGCGCGCGCAGGCGCACGAGGCCGCGAACCGGCTGCACACCGTGCTGACCATGGTCGAGCTCGGCCGCGCCGACGAGGCGGTCCGGCTCGCCACCGCGGAACTGGAGCTCGCCCAGCAGCTCACCGACCAGGTCGTCGGCGCGGTCGCGGAGCCGGCGCTGGCCGCGCTGCTGCTCGGCAAGTCCGCGCAGGCCGCGGAGCGCGGCGTCGAGCTGGTCGTCGACCCGCGGTCCAGGCTGGACTCGCCGCGGCTGCCGAGCCGGGACCTGCTCACCGTGGTCGGCAACCTGGTCGACAACGCGCTGGAGGCGGTCGCCGGCCGACCGGCGCCGCGCCGGGTCACCGTGCTGATCACCGAGGAGCCGGCCGAGGTGCTGGTGCGCGTCTCCGACACCGGCCCGGGCATGACGGAGGCGGAGGCCGCGGCCGCGTTCCGGCGCGGCTGGACCACCAAGCGGGAGGGGCGCGGGCTCGGGCTGGCGCTGGTCCGGCAGGTCGCGGAGCGGCACAGCGGCACCGCGTCGGCCGCGTCCGGTCCCGCAGGCGGCGCCGTCATCACGGTCCGGCTGCCGGTGGGCGCGCCGTGA
- a CDS encoding Smr/MutS family protein, protein MKLKLDLHDIFNKGHEIDRALRNIIDEAIQKKAATVEIIPGKGSGALKKKVLRFLDQRDIKQLYHRVEKDGDNWGRLFVHFRHEAPAGRRGRGR, encoded by the coding sequence GTGAAGCTGAAGCTGGACCTGCACGACATCTTCAACAAGGGTCACGAGATCGACCGCGCGCTGCGGAACATCATCGACGAGGCGATCCAGAAGAAGGCCGCCACCGTCGAGATCATCCCCGGCAAGGGCAGCGGCGCGCTGAAGAAGAAGGTCCTGCGCTTCCTCGACCAGCGCGACATCAAGCAGCTCTACCACCGCGTGGAGAAGGACGGCGACAACTGGGGCCGGCTCTTCGTGCACTTCCGTCACGAGGCCCCGGCCGGCCGTCGCGGACGCGGGCGGTAG